From Saccharothrix espanaensis DSM 44229, the proteins below share one genomic window:
- a CDS encoding Mur ligase family protein encodes MPLRTAAAVRLGNMSSKLSQKMGLGAGGMIGGRVALRLDPQALAHLTSGRSVALITGTNGKTTSTMMLSRAMSYLGQIATNHGGANMPDGHVTALSKQPDAPYAVLEVDEGYFPEVCRASAPAVAVLLNLSRDQLDRVGEVRTIEKSLRTALTGVPGVVVANCDDIMVTSAARDAGRVVWVATGTGWHNDAASCPRCGDPIRWQGEHWQCTGCDLARPRPDWVTGDGFLVTPEGAKVPLALRLPGKFNQANAVMAVAAAFALGVPVTEAVERLRGVSNVAGRYRTIQRSGHRARLLLSKNPAGWSETLTVVREADHPAVLVINAQEADGRDLSWLWDVPFERLRGRQVIASGERATDLAVRLTYAEVEHTIVPDPLQAIDAMPAGPVEVIANYTAFRDLNARAAQ; translated from the coding sequence TTGCCGTTGCGCACCGCGGCGGCCGTGCGGCTGGGCAACATGAGCTCGAAGCTGTCGCAGAAGATGGGCCTGGGCGCGGGCGGCATGATCGGTGGCCGCGTGGCGCTCCGACTCGACCCGCAGGCGCTGGCGCACCTGACGTCCGGCCGTTCGGTCGCCCTGATCACGGGCACCAACGGCAAGACCACGAGCACGATGATGCTCAGCCGCGCCATGTCCTACCTCGGGCAGATCGCGACCAACCACGGCGGCGCGAACATGCCCGACGGGCACGTGACGGCGCTGTCGAAGCAGCCGGACGCCCCGTACGCGGTGCTGGAGGTGGACGAGGGGTACTTCCCCGAGGTCTGCCGGGCGTCCGCGCCGGCGGTGGCCGTGCTGCTGAACCTCTCGCGCGACCAGCTCGACCGGGTCGGCGAGGTGCGGACCATCGAGAAGTCGCTGCGCACGGCGCTGACCGGCGTGCCCGGCGTGGTCGTGGCGAACTGCGACGACATCATGGTCACGTCGGCGGCGCGGGACGCGGGCCGCGTGGTGTGGGTGGCGACCGGCACCGGCTGGCACAACGACGCGGCGTCCTGCCCGCGGTGCGGCGACCCGATCCGCTGGCAGGGCGAGCACTGGCAGTGCACCGGCTGCGACCTGGCCCGGCCGCGGCCCGACTGGGTCACCGGCGACGGCTTCCTGGTCACGCCCGAGGGCGCGAAGGTGCCGTTGGCGCTGCGCCTGCCGGGCAAGTTCAACCAGGCCAACGCGGTGATGGCGGTCGCGGCGGCGTTCGCGCTCGGCGTGCCCGTGACGGAGGCCGTGGAACGGCTGCGCGGCGTGTCGAACGTGGCCGGGCGGTACCGGACGATCCAGCGCAGCGGCCACCGGGCGCGCCTGCTGCTGTCGAAGAACCCGGCCGGCTGGAGCGAGACGCTGACCGTGGTGCGCGAGGCCGACCACCCGGCGGTGCTGGTGATCAACGCCCAGGAAGCCGACGGGCGGGACCTGTCGTGGCTGTGGGACGTGCCGTTCGAGCGGTTGCGCGGCAGGCAGGTCATCGCGTCGGGTGAGCGGGCGACGGACTTGGCGGTGCGCCTGACGTACGCCGAGGTCGAGCACACCATCGTGCCGGACCCGTTGCAGGCGATCGACGCCATGCCGGCCGGGCCGGTCGAGGTCATCGCCAACTACACCGCTTTCCGGGACCTGAACGCGAGGGCTGCCCAGTGA
- a CDS encoding helix-turn-helix domain-containing protein has protein sequence MQIDTAAYQRVLGDELRSLRKQRGWTRKELNRRLQSEISLQTLATYELGTRQCSVVRLVEICVALGVPAHQVLARVHDRVFGDAPAGHLSVDLAAVVADTRPQLLPLRRWAQGRLNQLTPGQAAEVHLDLPALEYMAQLCRLSTVDLIRILRELDKNRPG, from the coding sequence GTGCAGATCGACACAGCGGCATACCAACGCGTGCTCGGTGATGAGCTCCGTAGCCTTCGCAAGCAGCGTGGATGGACCCGCAAGGAGCTCAACCGCCGGCTGCAAAGCGAAATCTCGCTACAGACGCTGGCCACCTATGAACTCGGCACCCGTCAGTGCTCCGTGGTGAGACTCGTGGAGATCTGCGTCGCGCTCGGCGTGCCCGCGCACCAAGTGCTGGCCAGGGTGCACGACCGCGTGTTCGGCGACGCCCCCGCCGGGCACCTGTCGGTCGACCTGGCCGCGGTCGTGGCCGACACCCGACCGCAACTGCTCCCGCTGCGCCGCTGGGCGCAGGGCCGGCTGAACCAGCTCACGCCCGGACAGGCCGCCGAGGTGCACCTCGACCTGCCGGCCCTGGAGTACATGGCGCAACTGTGCCGGCTCAGCACCGTGGACCTGATCCGGATCCTGCGAGAACTCGACAAGAACCGACCTGGCTGA